A window from Cryobacterium sp. SO1 encodes these proteins:
- a CDS encoding SDR family oxidoreductase produces MDGLPALRGSTALVTGVSRRKGIGYAVAVRLAELGASVFIQHFAPHDLLQPWGGDDLDAVRAGIRAALTEGAVFGDVSADLAEPDAAAAVMAEAAGLTGRVDILVANHARSGGDGSIFDLTADMLDGHWQVNARATLLLTRVFAEQFGDAVRPDAASPDTAPNHAASRDTASATTDGAGPAATAQAPRRPGERGDQTAAIDELATGRVIWLTSGQIHGPMPGEVAYAASKAVLAGLTPTVAAELLGRGIILNTVNPGPVNTGYLDPDTTDRPLDGMLEYLRTIPFGRFGAPTDPARLIGWLCTPEARWLVGQVLTSDGGFSLAN; encoded by the coding sequence ATGGATGGACTGCCCGCCCTGCGCGGCTCGACAGCGCTCGTTACCGGGGTGTCCAGGCGCAAGGGCATCGGCTATGCCGTCGCGGTGCGCCTGGCCGAGCTGGGCGCCAGCGTGTTCATCCAGCATTTCGCTCCGCACGACCTCTTGCAGCCGTGGGGCGGGGACGACCTCGACGCGGTGCGGGCGGGCATCCGCGCTGCGCTGACCGAGGGCGCCGTATTCGGTGACGTGAGCGCCGACCTGGCCGAACCGGATGCCGCGGCGGCGGTCATGGCCGAGGCCGCCGGGCTCACCGGACGGGTCGACATCCTCGTGGCCAACCATGCCCGCAGCGGCGGCGACGGGTCGATCTTCGACCTCACCGCCGACATGCTCGACGGGCATTGGCAGGTCAACGCCCGCGCCACCCTGTTGCTCACCCGGGTCTTCGCCGAGCAGTTCGGCGACGCGGTGCGCCCGGATGCGGCCAGCCCGGACACCGCTCCTAACCACGCGGCAAGCCGGGACACCGCTTCTGCGACCACTGACGGGGCGGGGCCCGCGGCCACCGCTCAGGCCCCGCGGCGGCCCGGTGAGCGCGGCGACCAGACCGCCGCCATCGACGAGCTCGCCACCGGGCGGGTGATCTGGCTGACCTCCGGGCAGATCCACGGCCCCATGCCCGGGGAGGTAGCGTACGCGGCCAGTAAGGCCGTGCTGGCCGGGCTCACCCCGACCGTGGCCGCCGAACTGCTCGGCCGCGGCATCATCCTGAACACCGTCAACCCCGGCCCGGTGAACACCGGCTACCTCGATCCGGACACCACCGACCGTCCTCTGGACGGGATGCTCGAGTACCTTCGCACCATCCCATTCGGCCGGTTCGGCGCCCCCACCGACCCCGCCCGCCTGATCGGCTGGCTGTGCACCCCGGAGGCCCGGTGGCTGGTAGGCCAGGTGCTCACGAGCGACGGCGGTTTCAGCCTCGCGAACTGA
- a CDS encoding aldo/keto reductase, which produces MNHVLQLNDGHTIPQLGLGVYKIPEDLAAGAVEIALEAGYRHIDTAALYANERGVGAGLARVALPRDEVFVTTKVWNADHGYDNTLRAFDESLAKLGLDYVDLYLIHWPAPRQDRYIDTYRALEALRADGRARSIGVSNFHTHHLDRLLAETDIVPAVNQVELHPWLAQTEVRAYNAAHGILTEDWSPLARGRAIGNATLAAIGARYGKSAAQVVLRWHIELGNVVIPKSVTPSRIRENLDVFDFTLDAADHATLRSLDADERTGKDPDDFD; this is translated from the coding sequence ATGAACCATGTGTTGCAGCTCAACGACGGTCACACCATCCCCCAGCTCGGCCTCGGGGTCTACAAGATCCCGGAGGACCTGGCCGCCGGCGCCGTCGAGATCGCGCTGGAAGCCGGCTACCGGCACATCGACACCGCAGCGCTCTACGCCAACGAACGCGGCGTCGGTGCGGGCCTGGCCCGGGTGGCACTCCCCCGGGACGAGGTGTTCGTCACCACCAAGGTCTGGAACGCCGACCACGGCTACGACAACACCCTGCGCGCCTTCGACGAGAGTCTGGCCAAGCTGGGCCTGGACTACGTCGACCTCTACCTGATCCACTGGCCGGCGCCCCGGCAGGACCGTTACATCGACACCTACCGCGCCCTGGAGGCCCTCCGCGCCGACGGCCGGGCCCGGTCGATCGGGGTGTCGAACTTCCACACCCATCACCTGGACCGTTTGCTAGCCGAGACCGACATCGTGCCCGCGGTCAACCAGGTGGAGCTGCACCCCTGGCTGGCGCAGACCGAGGTGCGGGCCTACAACGCGGCCCACGGTATCCTCACCGAGGACTGGTCGCCGCTGGCCCGGGGCCGGGCGATCGGCAACGCCACCCTCGCCGCCATCGGCGCCCGCTACGGCAAATCCGCCGCCCAGGTGGTGTTGCGCTGGCACATCGAGCTCGGCAACGTGGTGATTCCCAAGTCGGTGACGCCGTCGCGCATCCGGGAGAACCTCGACGTTTTCGACTTCACCCTGGATGCCGCCGATCACGCCACCCTCCGGTCCCTGGACGCCGACGAGCGAACCGGCAAAGACCCCGACGACTTTGACTAA
- a CDS encoding aldo/keto reductase, which translates to MDKRTLGRTGRTVSVIGLGTWQLGADWGDVTESDATAVLAASVEAGVTFFDTADVYGDGRSEQIIGHFLEHSGADITVATKMGRRAEQLPENYVLENFRAWTERSRRNLGTETLDLVQLHCPPSAVFESGEVYDALDTLVDEGVIANYGVSVETCEQALAAIARPGIATVQIILNAFRLKPLDEVLPAARAAGVGIIARVPLASGLLTGRYTRQTVFAENDHRNYNRDGSAFDVGETFSGVDYETGLSAASEFAALVPEGLTPAQAALAWVAQIDGVSSVIPGARSVKQAEGNASAGALPALPIEFMEGVQSIYDRLLRESIHERW; encoded by the coding sequence ATGGATAAGAGAACACTGGGCAGAACCGGCCGCACCGTCTCCGTCATCGGACTGGGCACCTGGCAGCTGGGCGCCGACTGGGGCGACGTCACCGAATCCGACGCCACCGCGGTACTCGCCGCCTCCGTTGAGGCCGGCGTCACCTTCTTCGACACCGCGGACGTCTATGGCGACGGCCGTAGTGAGCAGATCATCGGGCATTTCCTCGAGCACAGCGGTGCGGATATCACCGTGGCCACGAAGATGGGCCGCAGGGCCGAGCAGCTGCCGGAGAACTACGTGCTCGAGAACTTCCGCGCCTGGACCGAGCGGTCCCGCCGGAACCTCGGCACCGAGACCCTCGACCTGGTGCAGCTGCACTGCCCGCCCAGCGCGGTCTTCGAGTCCGGCGAGGTTTACGACGCCCTGGATACCCTCGTCGACGAGGGTGTCATCGCCAACTACGGCGTGAGTGTGGAGACCTGCGAGCAGGCGCTGGCGGCCATCGCCCGGCCCGGCATCGCGACCGTGCAGATCATCCTCAACGCGTTCAGGCTGAAGCCGCTCGACGAGGTCCTTCCGGCCGCGCGCGCCGCGGGCGTCGGCATCATCGCCCGGGTGCCGCTGGCCAGCGGCCTGCTCACCGGCAGGTACACCCGCCAGACGGTGTTCGCCGAGAACGACCACCGCAACTACAACCGCGACGGCAGCGCCTTCGATGTGGGCGAGACCTTCTCCGGCGTCGACTACGAGACCGGCCTGAGCGCCGCGAGCGAGTTCGCCGCGCTGGTGCCGGAGGGCCTCACACCCGCGCAGGCCGCGCTGGCCTGGGTCGCGCAGATCGACGGGGTCTCCTCGGTGATCCCCGGCGCCCGGTCGGTGAAGCAGGCCGAGGGCAACGCATCCGCCGGCGCCCTGCCCGCCCTGCCCATCGAGTTCATGGAGGGCGTGCAGTCGATCTACGACCGCCTGCTGCGCGAGTCCATCCACGAGCGCTGGTAA
- a CDS encoding alpha/beta fold hydrolase: protein MDDRSRRWAALTERLRGRRAPRLSIQTDTGTGPVVILVHGIASTAVTFRKVVPLLAPGHRVIAVDILGHGASPAPPDCEYTLDDHVAALAATIRALNLREPFVLVGHSLGSLIATRYAAEQRWYTRRGLRVARLVLVGPPIYLSPTDIGDPWVRARVTAYLRAYEFLRSNKDFTLANAAVLGRLLPKGILELNENTWTPFVKSLEHCIESQTMVSDIASLHVPVDLIYGTLDAFVAPGSLRVVERMRHVHTHRVEANDHIVRSRIAKVLVRVIDGSGAPAAEPATVPSTR, encoded by the coding sequence GTGGACGACAGATCGCGACGCTGGGCGGCGCTGACGGAGAGACTCCGTGGGCGCCGCGCTCCCCGACTCAGCATCCAGACCGACACCGGCACCGGCCCCGTTGTGATCCTGGTGCACGGCATCGCGTCCACCGCGGTCACCTTTCGCAAGGTCGTGCCGCTGCTGGCCCCGGGGCACCGGGTCATCGCCGTGGACATCCTCGGCCACGGCGCGTCACCGGCACCGCCGGACTGCGAGTACACCCTCGACGACCATGTCGCGGCGCTCGCCGCCACCATCCGGGCACTCAACCTGCGCGAGCCGTTCGTGCTCGTCGGGCATTCGCTGGGCAGCCTGATCGCCACCCGGTACGCCGCCGAGCAGCGCTGGTACACCCGGCGAGGCCTGCGGGTCGCCCGCCTGGTGCTGGTGGGACCGCCGATCTACCTCTCACCCACCGACATCGGCGACCCGTGGGTGCGCGCCAGGGTCACCGCGTACCTGCGCGCCTACGAGTTCCTGCGCTCGAACAAGGACTTCACCCTCGCCAACGCCGCGGTGCTCGGACGACTGCTGCCCAAGGGCATCCTGGAGCTGAACGAAAACACCTGGACCCCGTTTGTGAAGTCGCTCGAGCACTGCATCGAATCGCAGACGATGGTGAGCGACATCGCCAGCCTGCACGTGCCTGTCGACCTGATCTACGGAACCCTCGACGCCTTCGTGGCGCCGGGCAGCTTGCGGGTCGTGGAGCGGATGCGGCACGTGCACACCCACCGGGTGGAGGCCAACGACCACATCGTGCGCAGCCGCATCGCCAAGGTGCTGGTGCGGGTGATCGACGGGTCCGGCGCACCCGCCGCTGAGCCGGCCACGGTCCCGTCGACGCGGTGA